The DNA window TTTTGCCGATTATCTCCTGAGGATCTGTTTGATTGATAGTTGCGATGGCCTGATTTTCATAAACCCATGTGAAGTCAATGATCTCACCTGTCTCGTTGCGGACGGGATGAAGGATGGTAAATCCGTCGGGAGATATTTCCTGTGCGACCCTAAATCTCTCCTCGCTCTTTCGCAGAGCTTCCTCGGTCTGTTTCCTGGCTGTGATATCCGTGTTGCTGCCACGATACCCCAGCAGGCTCCCATCATCTTTTAAAATAGGAAGCCCATTAGTTGAGAGAACCACCATAACACCGGTTTTTGTCAGTGCTTTGTTTTCCAACTCATGGAACAGGTCCTTTCGCTCGAATACATCTAAAGCATTCTTTTTGAATCCATCACGCTCTTCTTCCGGACAAAGGTCGTAGAAATGTTTCTTCTGGATCAGCTCTTCAGAACGGTACCCCAGGACTTCTTCACACACATGATCTACAAAAGTAAACAGACCTTGTTCATCAACTTCCCACGTAAACGTTCGGCTTTGCTCGCTTAATTGTTTATAGCGCTCTTCGCTTTCGATCAACGCCCTCTCGGCCATCCTTTGATTGGTAATGTCCTGCAGTATGCAGTGTGTCTGTTTGAACTCTCCGTCGGTCGAATAAGCGATCTTTCCCTCGAATGACATAACCAGCCGCTGTCCGTCTTTTCTCACCATCTCAAACTCACTGTGAATATACCCCTGAGCTTTGAATACAGGAAAGCGTTGGCGAAACCCTTCCACACATTCAGGGCAAAGGAAATCACCAAACCATTTGCCAATAACTTCTTCCCTTGTATAACCTAATGTATCAAGCCATTTCTGATTGACCTCAATAAAACGGCCTTCTTGATCCAGCGATTGATACCCCAGGGGAGCTTTGTTGAACAAAAGTTGGAATCTTTCCTCACTCTGCTTTAATTCCTTTTCCATTTTCTTTCGGTCGGTAATTTCAATTGCTACCTCGATGGCTCCGATTATGTTTCCTTCCTCGTCGCGGATGGGCGAAGCCTTTGAAAGCCAATTGCCTTGCGACTCAGGCCAATGGTCTTGATTTTGCGGAGTCAGTTCAGCCTCACTGTTTTCACCGGTGGCTATAGCCGTAAGTACCGGACAGCCCAGACACGGCCCGGAAAGATTCCAAATGGAATAGCATTTCTTGCCTACAATATCCTGTAATGATAACCCGGTAGCCTCCTCGTATGCCTGATTCGCCCATACGATGTTTTGTTCTTTATCATGGAATGCTGCAATCACCGGAGCTTTTTGTAACAGCTCTGATTTGAAGATATTCTCTCTAAGGCTCTTTCTCAATAACTCTTCTCTCTTTTTTCTCCCGCGAATGTCCCGGGCAGTTCCCCAAAGAGAAGTAATGTTGCCGTTCGGATCTTTTTCTGCCTCGCCGCACACCCACATCCAGCCATTTGATCCATCTTTGGTTAGGGTTTCAAGCTCTAATTCGAAAGGGGTACCGGTCATCTTTATCAGATCAATTGATGCCGACAGTCTTTCCCAACTTTCCGGAGTAAACAACGTCATGATCTCTGTGTATGTCGGGGCCGGCAGAGCAGGATCAAAACCATGCATTTTATAGAGCTCTTCCGTCCCAAATACCTCATTTGTCGCCAGATCCAGCCGCCATGTTCCAACATGTGCGATTCTCTGCGATTTCAATAAGTCTTTTAAATTAAGGCTAAGTTGTTTTTGGGTCTCAATAAGAGCAGCCCCGGTATCTTTAAACTCTTCATTAAGCTCTGTCAGTTCCAACTTTTCAACTGTCATCTCAATGATCATCTGGGTAATGTTCGCCAAAAAACGGATCACTGTTTCGGCTTTTTCTTTTGAAACTACCGGAACTTCCTTGAGAGCTTCAATATAGGCTTGCTCATCGAATCCATATTTTTGGGCTTGTTTTACAAAGAAAGAAAAATCCGGCTCTTCAAAAAAGAACTGCCCCGAGAAAAAGTTCGCAACATGCTCTCCCCTTATCACTATCGGCAGCCCTACATCGATCAATCCATTCTCACATTTGTAAAAATGATATTTTTCATCTTTACTGATTTGTCTGACTAACTCGGTGTCGCTGAAAATACAGTTGGAAGCGGTCTCGCAATTTTTCCGGTGAAAATCACTGCAAATTCGTCTCCATCCGGATTTGGAAAGGATATTTCCATCAAGGTCCAGAATGGCAGTTACAAAACCTGTTGATTTGCTAAAGCCTTCAAGTAAAGTGTCCGCTTTTTCAAAATCAAAATAGTCTATAATTTTAGTTTTCATCTGCCAACACCCTTTACGGAAATATCTGGATTTTTTAAAGTTCCGCTTCTGAGAGAGTTCTTGTTAAAAACCGATATGTCAGAGAATATATATTGAAGCTTTGACTGCTTTTCAGGTCTATATGACATTTTTCAGACATCATTTAAAAAGGCCTAATAGTTTAATGATATTTGTCTAAATAACTTAATTTTCAAATAAAAGTATACAGTAATGATTCGCAAAACGCAATTATTTTAAGGTGTGCAGGGGGATCTGCAGCGCCTGCGCTGCAAAGAATTTGCGGCTTTTCGAGCCGCGGGGAATCATGGCGTACACGCCATAATGAATGAAACTCAAATTAATCAATGATATAGCCCCTCCTTGTCGCTCCCCGACGATGCTAAACGGGAGTCCGGCGGCTTTGGGTTTAGGGGTTGTAAATCCAGTAATAGTCAAGACCCAGAGACACTGGACCTCCGATCTCAAAGCGCATTCGAAATGGTTCGAGCACTGAGGTCAATTTAAAAAGTTTTCCTAACGGAAAACAGTGCTCTCCCGATAAAGGCACTTGGGGACGATGATAAAGGACTAAGGTCTCAGGTTGTAACAACTGCTTGCCGATAGCTTGCCAATGTTTGCTAACAGCTTGACTGTCTTTACGACTGCTTCACGGCGATCAAATCCCCACTTCGCGCGGCCGGGATAAATACAATTATGATTTATAGCTGTCCGGTTTTTCTAAAGGTTTTGTCGGATACGGTGCAAATTCGATATGAAGGATCGGCGTTTCATCCATACTGATTTCAGCCTCATTTAGAATCAGGTCAAGCACATGACCGCCTTTTTGGCAGTCGTCTGAAAGAAAGTGCAAATGATAGCCTGCAGCATTTGTATTACCCATGTATGCTGGCATCCAAAACCCCACCAGCCTTCCGGATATTTCGTGGTATTCAAATACACTCTGTTCCTTCAGCGCATCGGAAAGGAGCGGGAATGGCGGCTGATATGGGCCGACACTGCGTACTTTTATTGATTGAAATTTCCCTTTAATGACGATGGCGTACGGCAAATCATTCCGTTTCCGTAGTCCATCAAGCTTTGTTCTCAATAGATCAAAGTCCATACCGTCGGTCCCGATTTTTTTAGTTATATCTGCCTCAAAAGACGTTACTGCGTAAAACGGGCTTTGTACATTGTCGTTTTCGACAGTTACTTTTCCTGTCTTAGCTGCTTTATATACCACGCCGTCCAGTATGATCATCTCTCCGTCAAGTCCGGTAAATGTCCCCAAACCGACATTCCCCTGCGATTTTATCTTTTCAACAGAAGCCACGCTCTCATAATTCCCCGCTAAAAGTGCCTCTATTGTCGACCCCTGATAAAGAGTCTCCCTGTTCGGCTGTGGATCTGCAAATGCAGAAAATGGAAATGTGATAAAGAAGAGAAAAAAGGATGATATCAATACAGTTTTCTTCATAAATTTTTAACTCCCTTTCTGAGGTGAATACTTTGGACGTAAATATTATACGTTTAGAACTTTATCTGAAAGAAATTGAATTCGTAAAAGCGTTTATATGCTCAAGGCCAGCCCATGTCTTAAGTGACAGATCGCTTACAATTATTTTCATGATACGCTGTTTTTCCTTTCTGCCGTCAGAATAATGAATTGTATGGCTGCCGAGGGAATGGATAGCATAGTGTACTCCGTTGTTCCGGCCAAGATATATCATAACGTGTCCCTTCATAAAGAGAACATCTCCGGCGGATACTGCCTCAGAAATCAAGGCATCACGCTGAGAGTAACTCAGCCCTTCGAACGAAGTGCTTACACCTGCCGTTTTAGCCTGCTGACCTGAGTTACGGGGAAGAAATATTCCAAACACCCTATAAACATCATTGACTAACCCTGAACAATCCTCGCTTTCCATGAGACCTCCCCAGCCGTAGCAAGCGCCGTAAAACTTAAAACTTTGTCTGATCAGATTGGCTCGTGTGTACGGGAGAAAGCCTTCGTTGACATTATCGTTATTAACAAAAATAAACTGTTTCTCTTCAAAAAATGTTCCGTCTGCCCTGCGGCGCGGTATGAGCACGATAAATGCATTGGAGTACTTTGCCTTTATAAGCATTCGGCTGCCCATCTGATAAAGGACATCTTCTCCCTCTGAATGAACAAATAAGTTGCGTGCAGTAACGACAAGAAATTTCTGCGGAAGCACATAATCAAGCCATTTTGTCCTGTCAGTAACTGCTGTGTCCTCCGCCTTTATCCAGCCTCTGTAGTTGTACATCTGAACATAAAAGAATTTTCCGGATCCACTGGCATAAAGGATAATCAAAGGTTCACCCGGGTCTACTGCAGTCTCCTGCAGGTTATCGAAAAAAACATCGTCTGCTGTATCAAAAAGCCCTTCTGACATTGGAAGAGTACGAAGATCAGTGCGCCTGACAGTAATGCCGTAACGAATGGGAATAAAACCACTCAGGACTCTTAAATTCAGTTCTTTTTTCAGAAGTGCTCTCTCTTCATCGCTAAAAAGTATTCCGCCACGATAAAGTTTGCTGTTAAGAACACTTACATCAGAAACTTTCTGTCTGAGAACTTCCCCGTCATTTGTATCAGGTAAGATCTGCAGATCCTGAATTGACGGTGATTTTCCGGCGATCTCCAAATTAAACGCCCTTATCTGCTCACCGGTCAAAATAACCTTGTCCGAATCCTTGGCGACGGAAATCCAGAATTCAGGGTCTGTCAGCTTTGCATCCTTGGTTATACCTGCGCCTGAGGCCGCTGAATTACCAAAAGAAAATAATAAGACCATCAGTGATAAGCAGCACAATGGCAACCGAAAACGTTTCTCTATCGTACTCAGCTCCTTCTGTTCACCAAAAAATATTGAATCATATTTCAAATCTGCTGCTGCAGCATATATAGTTACAGGAGAATGATACAATCTGTCTGGGTATGTACTGTCCTATTATAATGAGAGGGTGTGAAAAAAGATGAAAAAATTTTTACTGCTGCTGATAATATTTTTGGCTGCCGCTTGCCAGGTTTTTGCAGCAGAGGATGAAAACACAAATACATCTGATTCTTTCAGGGCTTACTGTAAAACTGAAATGGCAAAAGTCCTTGATACTTATAAAGGCGAGCAATACTCCGTCGTTTATAAGGAATCTGGCAAAAAACCTGAGCACTGGAAGAAGACTTCAGAAAGTGTGGACCCTGCTTACGATATAGAGATCCAAAAATCAGCAGGACCTGGGGAAACGGAAACCGGAATACTTATTGTAAAACACTCAACTGCATTTTATGCCGATAATTATGACTCTGAAGAAGCGGCAAAGGAAGAAACAACGGTAGTAAATTCGGCTAAAAATGTATATAAATTTTTTATGTCATACGAAAACAAAGAGTGGGTTTTGACAAAAGTAATGAAATATACCCACTGGCAGAAGAAAAAATGGCACACAATGCCGCCAACAAGTGTTTTTGAGATACTTCAGAGCAGAAATGAAGTAAAACAGTAGAGAGCGGCCGGGGGTCCATTAAATGGTGAAACTGCGACAAATACGGTCGCGTGAAACAATGGTGAAGCGATAGTGAAACAGTTGTAGGGACGAGCAAACAATAGATTATGGCAAAACCCAGTAATAGACAAGGTTCAAAGCCACTGGTTCCCCGATCTCAAAGCGCATTCGAAATGGTTCGAGCACTGAGGATAATTTTTAATGTTTTCCTTACGGAAAACGGTGCTCCCGATAAGAGCATACGGGAATGACGGGGAGAGGCCCGAGGTTGAGTTTATATAATTGCCGATGCTTGCCAATTGCTCGCCGCCGGAGATCTTCCCGGCTGCATTAAACAAATGCTTCCCAACCGCTTCCCGGCGATGAAATCGCCACTTCGCGCGGCATCTTCATGCCGCACTTCGCCACTGTCTCAGCATACGTCGAAGTGAAGGATTTTGAGTGTTGCTAAGTCAGCGCCGCAAGATGCCCCAAGTGCCGTAATTGGGATTTAGAGCGAGTGATAACGACGCAATGCGCAGCGGAGCCTCACGAAGGCGTATATCAATACGTCGAAGTGAGGCTTCGCAAGCTTTGCTAAGTTAGCGCCGCTCTAAATCCCAATTACCTGGGATTAAAGATAATTGACCGGTATAACTTTATCCTCACCATGAAGGGTGATAAGACTGTCATACATGCAAACAACACCGCCTTGTCCCCGTTTTATCCCGGGGATCTTATCGAGGATACGGAAGGCGGAAATATCTTTTTTACCCGGGTCGGCATGTTTTTTGATCTCAATCGGATGTAGCGTTTGGTTCTGCAGGATCAGCAGGTCGATCTCATTCATATCCTTGTCACGGTAAAAGAAGAGCGGGATATCTTTCCCTTTGTTCAAGTAACTTTTTATGACTTCTGCAATTACAAAAGTCTCGAAAAACGCTCCTGCCATTGCCCCGTTTTGCATTACTTCAGATGTGTTCCATTTTGTAAGATAAGCAGCAAGTCCCGTATCAAGAAAATATATCTTGGGTGTTTTAACGGCACGCTTAATAAGGTTGTTATGATAAGGCTGAAGCAGATAAACGACCTGCGATGTCTGCAATATTGATAACCAACGTTCTGCAGTTGGTCCACTTATATTCACATCACGGGCAACTGACGCAAGATTTAAGAGCTGACCTGTGCAGGCCGCCAACACTGTCATGAATTTCAAAAATTTGCTTTCATCGCCGACTTGCGTCAGATCACGCACGTCACGCTCTATATATGTTTTGACATAAGAACCATAGAAAACTGTCCAGTCAACATCCTTTTCGGCATACACCTGAGGCATGCTCCCTTTAAAAATAGTATTCCATATTTCCTTATAGGATATTTCCTTTAGATCCTTTTTCCTGCCTTCATAGTATTCCTCTGTCGGGATAAAAGGGTCATCAAACACGACTCCATTAATTTCGCGAAGTGACAGCCCAAGCAGTTCGATGAAACCAAGTCTTCCCGCAAGCGACTCAGTGACATTCTTCATCATTACAAATCGCTGGGAGCCCGACATATAGAATTGTCCTTTTTTATGTTCTGAATCAATTATCATCTTTATGTACGGAAAGAGGTTAGGGGCATATTGAATTTCATCCACGAATACCGGCGGTGGGGTGTTCTTAAAAAAAGTCCCGGGTTCATCCCGCGCTGACTGAAGCATGATCGGATCATCAAGTGTCACATATCTGAAGTTCTCCGCGATCCTTTTCAAAAGGGTCGTTTTGCCAACCTGACGAGGCCCGGTAACAAGCACCGCACCAAACATTTTTGATATATTTTTAACTGTTTCCTCTGCGTGCCTATGAATATACATGCCGCGTCTCCTTTCGTCTAATATAATATTGCATATTATCATAGCCGATTTATTGCAGGAAATCAAGGGGAGGGGCGGCCAGGGGTCCCATTAGATGGTGTAACTGCGACAAATACGGTCGCGTGAAGCCGTGGTGAAGGGATAGTGAAACGGTTGTAGGGACGTGCAAGCATAGGCAAGTAAAAGGTTGGGGCAAAACCCAGTAATAGACAAGATTCAAAACCACTGGTTTCCCGATCTCAAAGCGCATTCGAAATGGTTCGAGCACTGAGGTTAATTTAAAAAATTTTCCTGACGGAAAATAGTGCTCTCCCGATCTCAAAGCGCATTCGAAATGGTTCGAGCACTGAGGATAATTTTTAATGTTTTCCTTACGGAAAACGGTGCTCTCCCGATCTCATAGCGCATTCGAAATGTTTCGAGCACTATGGTTAATTTAAAAAGTTTTCCTGACGGAAAATAGTGCTCTCCCGATAAGGGTCGTCCTGGACGACGGAGAGAGACCCGAGGTTGAGTTTATATAATTGCTTGCCGATGCTTGCCAATTGCTCGCCGCCGGAGATCTTCCCGGCTGCATTAAACAACTGCTTCCCAACCGCTTCCCGGCGATGAAATCGCCACTTCGCGCGGCATCTTAATGCCGCACTTCGCCACTGTCTCAGCATACGTTGAAGTGAAGGAGCATTGCGTTTTGCTAAGTCAGCGCCGCGAGATGCCCCAATTGCCGTAATTGGGGCAGATCGGAGATGATAGCGACGCAACATGCAGTGGTTCATCTCGAAACGCACTCGAAATATTTCGAATGCCATGGACTATCTAAATGTTTCCTTAACAGGAAACAGCATTCTCATGAAAGCGGAGGCGTATTGGGCATACGTTAACGCGCAGGACCGCAAATGTTGCTATGCTAGCGCTCCGATATGCCCCAATTACAACAGTTGCTTGATAGCATCATCCTGATCCATAGGCCGCGCTATGAGGTACCCCTGAATCTTTTCGCATCCGTTTTTCAGCAGATACTCCTTCTGCTCTTCGTACTCTACACCTTCGGCGATCACGAAGTGTCCCATCTTATGGGCTATGGATATTATTTCTGCAGTAATCGCTTTTTCTGAGTCAACCTCTAAGAGCTTATCGATAAAATATTTATCGATCTTCAGGCAGTCGACATTTAACTCGTGCTCTCTTGCAAGTGAGGAATATCCGGTACCGAAGTCATCGATTCCAATGCGGATCCCTTTTTCTCTTAAGTTGCCGAGTATGCAGTTAATTTCACCGTAATCTGAAGAGAATACCGACTCCGTTATCTCAATTCCAATATTTTCCGGACTGACATGCATTTCATCGATCATCTTAAACAGATCTTCAGTGAAATCATTTGCCAGCAGCTGAATGGCAGAGACGTTGATCGAAACGTTGATATCGCCATGTCCTGCCTCCTTCAGTCTGTTAATGAAACCGAAGCCCTTAAGTATAATTTTATTGCCGATCGGGATTATTAGTTTTGTTTTCTCCGCAATTGGTATGAATTCAAGCGGCGAAACGGACCCAAGTTTTTCACTTTTTAATCTTGCAAGTGCCTCAAAACCGGAGATGCGGTTTGACGTGAGATCAAGTATCGGCTGATATTGCAGGTATAAACCTCCGTCACTATCATTATCGGCGATCGTGGTAAGCTCGCTTTTTATGATTTGTTCCCGGACAATTTCTTTTTCCGTTTCAGAATCATAAAAATAGACGTTAAAATCATTTCCCTGAATATTAAGCGCTTTTTCAGATGAGATGAGGAGTTTTTTCAAAAGCTGGTCCGCACTGAGCTCGTTGTCCTTATCTATCTCAACTATTCCTATTCCTGCTCCGACTCTTTCCGGCGAAAGGAAAAAGTCCAGAGTCCTTATAATGGCATTGCTGAATTCAAGCAATTCATCCTTGTCTTTGTAGTCTTTGATGAAGAAGACAAAACGGTTCTCATGGGCATGGAACAGTGTGCGCTTGTCCGTGCAGAATTTTTTAAGGGAATCGGATATTTTTTTGATCAGTACCTGCGTATAGTTAAATCCGTAAGCTGTGGTCAAAGACTGTATCGAAGAGATGTTAACACACACAAGAGCTTTATTGTTCTCTGTATGCATGATCGCATCATTCGTCAGCGTCTTCTCCATATAATTTCTGTTATAAAGGTTGGTCCATTTGTTATGGTCATTGTTATACCTGAGAGTATTTTCAATTTCTTTTCGGTCTGATATATCGATGATGATGCCCTCAAGAGCCACCACTTCTCCCTGCTCGTCAAAAATGCCTTCTGCCAGTTCAAGGACCCACTTGCGTTTTCCATCGATCGTTGTGATCTCATATTCATACTTAAACGGCAGTCGCTCAGGAAGGGTACGCTCCCACTCCTTTAAGAGAAGCGCGCGATATTCCGGCGTTATGATATCGTTGAATGAGATGTCCCTGTTGTTGATAAGGCTTTCCGGATGATATCCTGTCAGTTCCACACAACCGTCGGAAACATACTGCATTGTCCACTCCGGATCATAATTGCACCTGTATGCCATGCCGGGAATATGAGAAAGGAGAACGGCTTTACTGCGCTCGCTTTCCCTGAGTGACTCTTCTGCCGCTTTGCGCATAGATATGTCCTCGAGAAGACAGAGATGCAAAGACTGCATATCCGAACCGCCCAAAAGATGAGATATCTTCATGTTTGTCCATACGCTCGATCCGTCAGGTCTCAAAAACCGCTTTTCTATTGAATAACCATCAATTTTACCCGCCTTGAACTGATCGAATTTTTCCAGATCTGCCGCCAGGTCGCCCGGGTGTGTAATTTCTGTCCATACTATTTTCATTAATTCACTGCTTTTCCAACCAATGATCCGTTCGAACATGGGATTGATATTCAAATGTATATATTCCGATCGTGAGACAAAGCTCTTGCCATTAACGATCGCGATCCCCGTCGGGGCCTGGTCGAACACGCTGCGATAGAGGGCTTCGTTCAGAGCCAGTTTTTTACCCATTTCTATAAGTGTGGAATTCTGACTCCATAAGCGAAGCAGGACAAAAAAGAGGACAAGCAGGCTTAATACGATCACCAAATCAGGGATCATGCGTTCCTTCAGGCGGGCATACCATTCCGATGCAGAATAGTCTATCCCGAAGACTGCAATGACTTTTCCGTTTGCCGGGTCTTTTATTGGTACAAGTACGCTCATCCATGTTCCCCATCTGTCAGATGTAGGTCCGGTCAGCTCTGTTTTAGCTGATATAAAGATCGATCTTAAGGTTTCATCCGCCTCATCATATATTTGTCCCGGAGGCGAATAATCCGGTGAATCGGGCGGTTCTGAATCTGCAAGAATAATAATATCGCCATTTCGTTGTGACATAAGGTAGGCAAAACGAATCGGATTGGTTGTGTTAACAAGCTCTGAGAGACTAAGTTTTGTCGCGATGTATTCATGTTTTGCAGTGTCTTCTTCACTGCCTGACAGCTCTGCTATATGTTGATGAGGCAAAAGAGCTCGCACCGACTCAGCCAGCATAATGGCTTCAGATGAGGCAGCTTCGTTGTACCTGTTCCATGAGAAACGTAAATGGAGGGCAATAACAGACAATACCAGGACGGTAAGAACGATCCCATGTATCAGATTTTGTCTGGAATGAAGGTTGCCGGATGAAGAAGATTTATTTGTACTTGTTTCACCCACCATTATAAAGACACCTCTTTCTTCCAACGGCACAAATTTTAAAAAACCAGGCAGGGAATGGCTGAGTACATCTTTATTTAAGCATTGCTAATTATGGCTGCCGCATTCAGATAAAAACCCCATATGTATCTATTTAAATAGTTAAATAATAAGCTTATTGGGTAACCGATGCAATACTTATATATGCGGCAGAGCAATTGCGGCAAGTGAGGCATCGCGCGGCGCTAGCTTAGCAACATTTGCTCCTCCTTCATTGCAATTGGGGCATCTCTAAGCCCTAGCTTAGCAACATTTGTGGTCCTGCGCTTCAACGTATGCTGAGACAATGGCGAAGTGCGGCATGAAGATGCCGCGCGAAGTGGCGATTCCATCGCCGCGAAGCGGTTGGGAAGCAGTTGTTAAATGCAGCCGGGAAAGATCTCCGGCGGCGAGCAATTGGCAAGCATCGGTAAGCAATTGTATAAACTCACCGCCTGACCCCGTCAGGCAAATTCTCCGCGATGCGAAGCGATGCAAATTCACCAGCGACAGTGATCTCTTTCTGCCCCTACAACCGTTTCACCATTGCTTCACCACAGCTTCACGCCGATGGTTTTTCGGCAGCTTCACTATTGTAAAGTCGCAAATTCTCCGTCGGATGTTGTTTCCGACTGCCCTTACAACTGCTTGCCAACTGCTCGCCGGTCTTTACTATCGCTCACCATTGCTTCACGCGACCGTATTTGTCGCAGTTTCACCATAGTTCAGGCATTACTGTATAGTTTATTTTTATAAACGCTACGACCGCTTCACAATTGCTTAACGCCGATGGGCTTTCGGCAGTTTCTCGCGGTGCAGAACACCGCAGTTTCGCGCCAGATGTTTCTATGGCAGTAATAATCTGGTGCCGGGAGGGGGGGTCGAACCCCCACGAGTGTTACCTCGGAGGATTTTGAGTCCTCTGCGTCTGCCATTCCGCCATCCCGGCAATATGCTGACCCGGATATTCTAGCGGAATTATTGGTTAACCGCAATGCCTTTACCTGTTAAAATGTTGTAAGATATACGGGTGACAAAGAAGCGGCGATTAGGGGGACAAAAGATGAAAAATATTATTCTTTCGCACTATACAGTCAGAGATATTGAGCCCGAACCGTGGAAAGAGACATGGGACAACCTCGTCGATTTCGGCGAGAGGATGGCGCCCAAGCTTGAACCTATGAATATAAAGCTGAAGCTCAGGAAGGTGATCCTTGACGAGATCACCCAGGAGACCCTGATGGCCGGCAACATGGTGACGATCCAGTCACCGGAGATCGAAGTAAAAGAGACTCCTATAGAGGAACTCATTATGCTCGAAGTCGGATTTGCCGAGTGTGATTCCTGCAGGGTGCCTGACGGAGTAGGATTTCCCTGCCGGACACTGAAAGATTTTGACGGAAATGACAGGATGGTCCTGCCTGAGGAATTCTTCATGGAGGCTACACTTCGCGTTGCTTTCAAATCACAGCATGAGGGAAGCTGCAGCTGCTCTGACTGTTCTTCCTGCGCCAGCGGATGCGGCGACGAGGAACAGGGCATACGCCACAAAGACTGAAGTGTCTGAAGGAGAATAAAATGGCAGATATAAAAATCACCACCAAAGGCGGAGACAAAGGCACCACTTCACTCGGTGACGGTACGAGAATAGCAAAGGATGACAGAAGGGTAGAACTCTACGGGACACTGGATGAATGCCAGGCTGCGATGGGACTGGCACGTGCCTTGTGCGTATCTCCAAAGACAGCTGAGGACATCTTCTTCCTGGAAGATTATCTTTTCAACGCAATGGCATACTTTGCAGAATGCGATTTTCCCGAACCGGACCCTCAAATACTGGAGAACGTATCTTTAAGGGTGGCAGCATCGATTAAAGAGGCACAGATATTCGTCAGACCGGGGGACTCTTCCTGCGGGGCAGCGCTGCACCTTGCAAGGACAATAGCAAGAAGGGCCGAAAGGACGGCGACTCCGCTGTTCAGGGAGAAAGAGATAACAGAGAAGAGCTACGCCTTTTTGAACAGGCTTTCCGATGTGATTT is part of the Synergistetes bacterium HGW-Synergistetes-1 genome and encodes:
- a CDS encoding ATP:cob(I)alamin adenosyltransferase — translated: MADIKITTKGGDKGTTSLGDGTRIAKDDRRVELYGTLDECQAAMGLARALCVSPKTAEDIFFLEDYLFNAMAYFAECDFPEPDPQILENVSLRVAASIKEAQIFVRPGDSSCGAALHLARTIARRAERTATPLFREKEITEKSYAFLNRLSDVIYMISLKVDEEEREKKN
- the budA gene encoding acetolactate decarboxylase, with translation MKKTVLISSFFLFFITFPFSAFADPQPNRETLYQGSTIEALLAGNYESVASVEKIKSQGNVGLGTFTGLDGEMIILDGVVYKAAKTGKVTVENDNVQSPFYAVTSFEADITKKIGTDGMDFDLLRTKLDGLRKRNDLPYAIVIKGKFQSIKVRSVGPYQPPFPLLSDALKEQSVFEYHEISGRLVGFWMPAYMGNTNAAGYHLHFLSDDCQKGGHVLDLILNEAEISMDETPILHIEFAPYPTKPLEKPDSYKS
- a CDS encoding ATPase; protein product: MYIHRHAEETVKNISKMFGAVLVTGPRQVGKTTLLKRIAENFRYVTLDDPIMLQSARDEPGTFFKNTPPPVFVDEIQYAPNLFPYIKMIIDSEHKKGQFYMSGSQRFVMMKNVTESLAGRLGFIELLGLSLREINGVVFDDPFIPTEEYYEGRKKDLKEISYKEIWNTIFKGSMPQVYAEKDVDWTVFYGSYVKTYIERDVRDLTQVGDESKFLKFMTVLAACTGQLLNLASVARDVNISGPTAERWLSILQTSQVVYLLQPYHNNLIKRAVKTPKIYFLDTGLAAYLTKWNTSEVMQNGAMAGAFFETFVIAEVIKSYLNKGKDIPLFFYRDKDMNEIDLLILQNQTLHPIEIKKHADPGKKDISAFRILDKIPGIKRGQGGVVCMYDSLITLHGEDKVIPVNYL
- a CDS encoding sensor domain-containing phosphodiesterase produces the protein MVGETSTNKSSSSGNLHSRQNLIHGIVLTVLVLSVIALHLRFSWNRYNEAASSEAIMLAESVRALLPHQHIAELSGSEEDTAKHEYIATKLSLSELVNTTNPIRFAYLMSQRNGDIIILADSEPPDSPDYSPPGQIYDEADETLRSIFISAKTELTGPTSDRWGTWMSVLVPIKDPANGKVIAVFGIDYSASEWYARLKERMIPDLVIVLSLLVLFFVLLRLWSQNSTLIEMGKKLALNEALYRSVFDQAPTGIAIVNGKSFVSRSEYIHLNINPMFERIIGWKSSELMKIVWTEITHPGDLAADLEKFDQFKAGKIDGYSIEKRFLRPDGSSVWTNMKISHLLGGSDMQSLHLCLLEDISMRKAAEESLRESERSKAVLLSHIPGMAYRCNYDPEWTMQYVSDGCVELTGYHPESLINNRDISFNDIITPEYRALLLKEWERTLPERLPFKYEYEITTIDGKRKWVLELAEGIFDEQGEVVALEGIIIDISDRKEIENTLRYNNDHNKWTNLYNRNYMEKTLTNDAIMHTENNKALVCVNISSIQSLTTAYGFNYTQVLIKKISDSLKKFCTDKRTLFHAHENRFVFFIKDYKDKDELLEFSNAIIRTLDFFLSPERVGAGIGIVEIDKDNELSADQLLKKLLISSEKALNIQGNDFNVYFYDSETEKEIVREQIIKSELTTIADNDSDGGLYLQYQPILDLTSNRISGFEALARLKSEKLGSVSPLEFIPIAEKTKLIIPIGNKIILKGFGFINRLKEAGHGDINVSINVSAIQLLANDFTEDLFKMIDEMHVSPENIGIEITESVFSSDYGEINCILGNLREKGIRIGIDDFGTGYSSLAREHELNVDCLKIDKYFIDKLLEVDSEKAITAEIISIAHKMGHFVIAEGVEYEEQKEYLLKNGCEKIQGYLIARPMDQDDAIKQLL